The proteins below are encoded in one region of Homo sapiens chromosome 8, GRCh38.p14 Primary Assembly:
- the FABP12 gene encoding fatty acid-binding protein 12 isoform X1, translating into MIDQLQGTWKSISCENSEDYMKELGIGRASRKLGRLAKPTVTISTDGDVITIKTKSIFKNNEISFKLGEEFEEITPGGHKTKSKVTLDKESLIQVQDWDGKETTITRKLVDGKMVVESTVNSVICTRTYEKVSSNSVSNS; encoded by the exons ATGATTGACCAGCTCCAAGGAACATGGAAGTCCATTTCTTGTGAAAATTCCGAAGACTACATGAAGGAGCTGG GTATAGGAAGAGCCAGCAGGAAACTGGGCCGTTTGGCAAAACCCACTGTGACCATCAGTACAGATGGAGATGTCATcacaataaaaaccaaaagcatctttaaaaataatgagatctcCTTTAAGCTGGGAGAAGAGTTTGAGGAAATCACGCCAGGTGGCCACAAAACAAAG agtaAAGTAACCTTAGATAAGGAGTCCCTGATTCAAGTTCAGGACTGGGATGGCAAAGAAACCACCATAACGAGAAAGCTGGTGGATGGGAAAATGGTGGTG GAAAGTACTGTGAACAGTGTTATCTGTACACGAACATACGAGAAAGTATCATCAAACTCAGTCTCAAACTCTTAA